A portion of the Lolium rigidum isolate FL_2022 chromosome 1, APGP_CSIRO_Lrig_0.1, whole genome shotgun sequence genome contains these proteins:
- the LOC124685412 gene encoding protein DETOXIFICATION 16-like: MQKPSVEEPLLVVASGPEQGSENNGAAAAAEAKRLLRLAGPLVASGILRSVVQLVSVMFVGHLGELPLAGASLATSLANVTGFSLLSGMARALDTVCGQAFGARQYHLVGVYEQRAMLVLALACVPIAAVWANAARILVFLGQDASIAAGAGAYARWLIPSLVPYVPVVCHIRFLQTQSIVVPVMACSAITALAHVLVCWVLVHKAGMGSKGAALSNAVSCSINLAMLSLYTRFSGACNRTWTGFSMEALKFKELRQFAELAFQSAMMVCLEWWSFELLVLLSGLLPNPRLETSVLSICLNTGALMFKVPTGLCTAISTRVSNELGAGKPEAAKLATRIVLLMALSEGLVISITMILLRNFWGYMYSNEEEVVTYIARMIPVLAISYFIDGVHTSLSGVITGCGEQKIGARVNLAAFYLAGIPLAVLLAFVMHLNGMGLWLGIVCGSLLKLMLLMWIVLSINWEKEANKAKDMLRSSLLVA; encoded by the exons ATGCAGAAGCCGAGCGTAGAGGAGCCCCTGCTGGTTGTAGCCAGCGGACCCGAACAAGGCAGTGAGAATAAtggcgcggcggcagcagcggaggCGAAGCGCCTACTGCGACTGGCGGGGCCGCTGGTGGCGAGCGGAATCCTCCGGTCTGTGGTACAGTTGGTGTCGGTGATGTTCGTGGGCCATCTCGGCGAGCTTCCCCTCGCCGGTGCCTCGCTCGCCACCTCCCTCGCCAACGTCACTGGCTTCAGCTTGCTC TCTGGCATGGCGAGAGCGCTGGACACGGTGTGCGGGCAGGCGTTCGGCGCGCGACAGTACCACCTCGTCGGCGTCTACGAGCAGCGGGCGATGCTGGTCCTAGCGCTGGCGTGCGTCCCAATCGCCGCGGTGTGGGCCAACGCCGCTCggatcctcgtcttcctcggccAGGACGCGtccatcgccgccggcgccggcgcctacGCGCGGTGGCTCATCCCGTCCCTCGTCCCCTACGTGCCTGTCGTGTGCCATATCCGGTTCTTGCAGACGCAGAGCATCGTGGTGCCGGTCATGGCCTGCTCCGCCATCACGGCGCTGGCCCACGTCCTCGTTTGCTGGGTGCTGGTGCACAAGGCTGGGATGGGGAGCAAGGGCGCGGCTCTCAGCAACGCCGTATCCTGCAGCATCAATCTGGCCATGCTGAGCCTGTACACGAGGTTTTCAGGAGCTTGTAACAGAACGTGGACTGGCTTCTCCATGGAGGCCCTCAAGTTCAAGGAGTTGCGCCAGTTCGCGGAGCTTGCCTTCCAGTCCGCAATGATGGTTTG CTTGGAGTGGTGGTCGTTTGAACTGCTGGTGCTGCTCTCTGGTCTGCTGCCCAATCCTAGGCTTGAAACCTCAGTACTGTCGATATG TCTTAATACTGGCGCTCTCATGTTCAAGGTGCCAACTGGTCTCTGCACAGCCATAAG TACACGCGTTTCCAATGAACTTGGTGCCGGTAAACCGGAGGCAGCAAAGCTGGCAACCAGAATAGTCCTTCTTATGGCCTTGTCTGAAGGTTTagtgatctctattacaatgattCTGCTACGCAATTTCTGGGGTTACATGTATAGCAATGAGGAGGAAGTTGTCACATACATCGCCCGGATGATACCAGTTCTAGCCATATCCTACTTTATAGATGGAGTTCATACTTCTCTCTCAG GCGTGATAACTGGGTGTGGTGAGCAGAAGATTGGAGCACGCGTTAATCTTGCTGCGTTCTACTTGGCAGGCATCCCCTTGGCCGTGTTACTAGCATTTGTCATGCATCTGAATGGAATG GGGCTTTGGCTCGGCATCGTTTGTGGCAGCCTCTTAAAGCTTATGTTGCTCATGTGGATCGTGCTCTCAATAAACTGGGAAAAGGAA GCAAATAAGGCAAAAGACATGTTAAGATCTTCTCTTCTAGTTGCATGA